The following are encoded together in the Kwoniella europaea PYCC6329 chromosome 1, complete sequence genome:
- a CDS encoding ATP-dependent protease La, whose protein sequence is MTTPLLPSSLPLIPLPPPQVLYPHMGITIPLSTTQLAQVLNAVQSNLGGKGGNGERGMVGVVPVAEGDRRVGRWGCAARIKNVHKSPNDDDTYHLAVQGLARIRLPRSLPPVLSILPSTPVPTSPYSLPLPSVTPPTTDILPLAFKLLPEELHNHMNTSPPSLLCDILVTILEVDRDTRIELLGIPDIELRSQRVKSILIDLITSRGLTPTSSPSNNEKTLIVKPKQPQPLSVIGGKPKPPLGSNSFPEDLRPLFELFQRRLNELSLNARETIQRELTRLSKIPPQSADYSVSRTYIEWLLALPFKRVSENYEIDLKSARKRLDGDHEGLEGVKKRVIEYLAVYRLKKQLFDESQGKKALLNSGQGDQNYEKIDQEDEKNLLELVPSSTSAKQYVKAPQDTPLVGGDDEPPTDVYRDKGPILLLVGPPGVGKTSIAKSLATSLGRKFHRISLGGVRDEAEIRGHRRTYVSALPGLLVQAMRKVGVSNPLILLDELDKVGHGGFHGDPSAALLEALDPAQNWNFHDHYLGDVPIDLSQVLFIATANSLDTISWPLLDRSEVIECSGYIIPEKLAIAQKFLLPKQIRECGMNDTIVKMDEGVLEKVVTDYTRESGVRELERQIGKLCRNKAVQYSIARESEMSDHEKTNGYDSRISVEDVERILGVSHYGREKPESGVRPGVVNGLSYNGSGNGSLLIIETLLVPGGSGRLVTTGRLGEVFKESIELCLTWVKSRSLSLGITDSPDQDPLKGFDIHYHIPEGAIQKDGPSAGIATVLAFISLLTGKAVSSDIAITGEMSLRGSCLRIGGVKEKVIGAHRVGVKKIILPRTNRPDVEADIPDLVKKEIHFVYVDKIEQAIEEVWGKDIWVGPGAGERDMRVKVDARL, encoded by the exons ATGACAACACCTCTTCTACCCTCCTCCCTGCccctcattcctcttcctcctcctcaggTCCTCTACCCTCATATGGGTATCACCATACCGCTCTCCACCACTCAGCTCGCCCAGGTCCTTAACGCCGTACAGTCCAACCTTGGTGGAAAAGGTGGGAACGGCGAGAGAGGTATGGTAGGTGTCGTACCTGTTGCAGAAGGAGATAGAAGGGTGggaagatggggatgtg CCGCCAGGATCAAAAATGTTCACAAAAGTccgaatgacgatgatacGTATCATTTGGCCGTACAAGGGTTG GCGCGCATCCGCCTCCCTCGATCTCTCCCTCCAGTCTTATCCATCCTCCCTTCCACCCCCGTGCCTACATCCCCCTATTCCCTCCCACTCCCATCGGTCACTCCACCCACTACCGATATCCTACCTCTCGCATTCAAATTACTTCCTGAAGAACTCCACAACCACATGAACACCTCACCTCCATCTTTACTATGTGATATACTCGTGACCATCCTTGAGGTAGATCGAGATACGAGGATCGAATTACTGGGTATACCAGATATCGAACTACGATCTCAGAGAGTCAAATCTATACTCATAGACCTTATTACGTCAAGAGGTCTCACGCCAACATCGTCTCCATCGAATAATGAGAAAACTTTGATAGTCAAACCTAAACAACCTCAACCGCTTTCCGTTATCGGCGGTAAACCCAAACCACCCCTTGGTTCAAATTCTTTTCCCGAGGATTTACGACCTCTCTTTGAGCTATTCCAAAGGAGGTTAAATGAATTGTCGTTAAATGCAAGAGAGACGATCCAAAGGGAATTAACGAGATTGAGCAAGATCCCACCTCAATCGGCAGATTATAGCGTATCGAGAACGTATATAGAATGGTTGTTGGCCCTTCCATTCAAGAGAGTAAGTGAGAAttatgagattgatttgaaGAGTGCgagaaagaggttggatGGGGATCATGAGGGTTTAGAAGGGGTtaagaagagggtgattGAGTATTTGGCCGTTTATAG ATTGAAGAAACAATTGTTTGACGAATCACAGGGGAAAAAAGCTCTCTTAAACTCAGGACAGGGTGATCAGAATTatgagaagattgatcaggaagatgaaaagaacCTCTTAGAGCTTGTACCTTCTTCGACATCTGCAAAGCAATATGTAAAGGCACCTCAAGATACACCATTAGTTGGCGGGGACGACGAACCTCCCACTGATGTGTATAGGGATAAAGGACCGATATTGTTATTGGTTGGTCCACCTGGTGTTGGTAAAAC GTCAATTGCAAAATCACTAGCTACATCACTTGGAAGAAAGTTCCACCGTATCTCCCTTGGAGGTGTAAgggatgaagctgagattCGAGGTCACAGAAGGAC CTACGTGAGCGCATTGCCTGGATTACTCGTCCAAGCTATGCGTAAAGTAGGCGTATCAAACCCGCTTATATTGCTCGATGAGCTTGATAAAG TTGGACATGGCGGGTTCCATGGCGATCCTTCTGCTGCGTTGCTTGAAGCGCTCGATCCCGCGCAGAACTGGAACTTCCATGATCA CTACCTTGGCGATGTCCCCATCGATCTATCTCAAGTCTTGTTCATCGCTACCGCCAACAGCCTCGATACGATCTCCTGGCCTTTACTGGACAGAAGCGAAGTGATCGAATGTTCGGGATATATCATCCCGGAAAAACTAGCCATCGCACAAAAGTTTCTGTTGCCTAAGCAAATCAGGGAATGTGGAATGAATGATACCATCGTGAAAATGGATGAAGGAGTGTTGGAGAAAGTCGTCACGGATTACACGAGAGAA TCCGGAGTGAGAGAATTGGAAAGGCAGATTGGCAAATTGTGCAGGAATAAAGCTGTTCAATATTCCATTGCGAGAGAATCCGAAATGTCGGACCATGAAAAAACGAATGGGTACGATTCAAGGATCAGTGTGGAAGATGTAGAGAGGATTCTGGGTGTATCGCATTATGGGAGAGAGAAACCTGAGAGTGGTGTAAGACCAGGCGTGGtcaa cggtttatcatataatGGATCAGGTAATGGTAGTCTGTTGATCATTGAGACGCTGCTTGTACCCGGTGGATCAGGTAGATTGGTAACTACAGGTAGATTAGGAGAAGTATTCAAAGAAAGTATAGAATTGTGTCTTACTTGG GTGAAATCTCGTTCGCTGAGTTTAGGCATCACAGACTCTCCTGACCAAGATCCCTTGAAAGGGTTTGATATACAT TACCATATACCGGAAGGAGCGATTCAGAAAGATGGGCCTAGTGCAGGTATAGCAACTGTACTAGCATTTATCAGTCTGCTCACTGGGAAAGCAGTAAGTAGCGATATAGCTATTACCGGTGAGATGTCTTTGAGGGGATCTTG TTTGAGGATTGGAggggtgaaagagaaagtgataGGTGCTCATAGAGTAGGagtgaagaa GATAATTCTCCCTAGGACGAATCGACCAGATGTGGAAGCAGACATACCTGATTTAGTTAAGAAGGAGATACACTTCGTATATGTGGATAAGATCGAACAGGCGATCGAGGAAGTATGGGGTAAAGATATCTGGGTGGGACCCGGAGCTGGGGAGAGAGATATGAGAGTAAAAGTTGATGCGAGGTTGTAA